One stretch of Acropora muricata isolate sample 2 chromosome 12, ASM3666990v1, whole genome shotgun sequence DNA includes these proteins:
- the LOC136892994 gene encoding phospholipase D2-like — translation MLGPLGFATIAVVVAYITLHSLEKSQRYRHDSFVPARNNCVARWFIDGENYMSAVADAIEAAEKEILITAWQINPEIFMKRPDSGVDSLEWRLDKILFRKADQGVQVCILLYWETKPFLDLGSDHAVKLLGEHRNIEIRRHPDVLSGIRHPETLFRWSHHEKMVIVDRSIAFIGGIDLCYGRWDTRYHELMDNFNIHPAVDESNASESKLEGSIERKYARWIGKDYRNTFYNKENQTTWYKPFEDYKGVERNEIPRMPWHDVSCAFKGEVVQDAVRHFIDRYKDLVPWWQAFWSSFRVNFQSVVKPLPNIFPPRKSKAEEIFFTFGEHNVNIQFLRSVGKWSAGQEHEASIYNAYLDAIRNSRHFIYIENQFFISSQERYWRMVQNRIQSALVERIVRAHKARENFHVMVMTPLKPEFPGDWDSSDFNGDALRWVTFWSQATIYHGDESLFKKLEKENIPKDIAKNYFSVYSLRKYDLIEGNFVTELVYVHSKIMIVDDRVAIIGSANINDRSMQGERDSEVAVIIEDLDMLDGKMNGVDFKVGTFAHSLRCDLFKEHLGLLDDNEDEFEIAIRDPLANSFIKGVRARAEINTVNFLTVFGEGLFPQEGIEDLKVLKGYNGTPLLCPDLDTARRSLENIKRNLVNYPRTSLVKEPTACIVSYSGIVCGVSESQFEKSSFTKMGWITMFITAVCVIFTAVCVIF, via the coding sequence ATGTTAGGCCCCCTTGGTTTCGCCACAATAGCTGTGGTGGTAGCCTACATTACTTTGCATTCACTCGAAAAATCGCAACGCTATCGTCATGACTCATTCGTACCGGCTCGTAACAATTGCGTAGCCAGGTGGTTTATAGACGGTGAAAATTACATGTCTGCTGTGGCCGACGCTATTGAGGCTGCCGAGAAGGAAATTTTGATAACAGCCTGGCAAATTAACCCTGAGATTTTCATGAAAAGACCAGATTCAGGAGTGGATAGCTTGGAATGGCGTCTTGACAAGATACTTTTCAGAAAAGCCGATCAAGGTGTTCAAGTTTGTATCCTGTTATACTGGGAAACGAAGCCATTTTTGGATCTTGGAAGTGATCATGCGGTTAAGCTGCTTGGCGAGCATAGAAATATCGAGATACGACGGCATCCCGATGTCCTCAGTGGAATACGACACCCGGAGACTTTATTTCGGTGGAGTCATCACGAGAAGATGGTCATTGTTGACCGAAGTATTGCATTTATTGGCGGTATAGATCTTTGCTATGGGCGATGGGACACTCGCTATCATGAATTGATGGATAATTTTAATATTCATCCCGCTGTAGATGAAAGCAATGCTTCTGAGTCCAAACTTGAGGGATCCATTGAACGAAAATATGCTCGATGGATTGGCAAAGATTACAGGAACACCTTTTACAACAAGGAAAACCAAACGACCTGGTACAAACCTTTCGAGGACTACAAAGGTGTCGAGAGAAATGAGATTCCTCGAATGCCGTGGCATGATGTCAGCTGCGCTTTTAAGGGAGAAGTCGTACAAGATGCCGTCCGACATTTCATTGACAGATACAAGGATCTTGTGCCTTGGTGGCAGGCATTTTGGAGCTCGTTTCGAGTAAATTTTCAGTCAGTAGTTAAACCTTTGCCCAACATTTTCCCACCCCGCAAATCTAAAGCGGAAGAAATTTTCTTCACTTTCGGTGAGCACAATGTCAACATTCAATTCCTTCGTTCCGTTGGCAAATGGTCGGCTGGTCAAGAACACGAAGCCTCCATTTATAACGCTTACCTAGATGCGATAAGAAATTCCAGGCACTTCATTTATATCGAAAATCAGTTCTTTATTTCCTCGCAAGAACGATACTGGCGGATGGTGCAAAATCGGATCCAGTCGGCACTGGTCGAGAGAATTGTCCGAGCACACAAGGCTCGCGAGAATTTTCACGTCATGGTTATGACCCCGCTGAAGCCAGAATTTCCTGGGGACTGGGACTCCAGTGATTTCAACGGCGATGCTTTGCGGTGGGTGACTTTCTGGAGCCAAGCCACTATCTACCATGGAGACGAGTCCTTATTTAAAAAGCTTGAGAAGGAAAACATTCCCAAAGACATTGCAAAGAACTATTTCTCTGTGTATAGTCTACGAAAATATGATCTAATCGAGGGAAATTTCGTCACAGAGCTAGTTTATGTTCATAGCAAGATCATGATTGTCGATGATCGAGTGGCTATCATTGGATCTGCAAATATAAATGATCGGAGTATGCAGGGAGAGCGAGATTCAGAAGTGGCAGTTATTATAGAAGATTTAGATATGTTAGATGGCAAGATGAATGGTGTGGACTTCAAGGTGGGTACGTTTGCCCACAGCTTGAGGTGTGACTTGTTCAAGGAACATTTAGGATTATTAGATGACAACGAGGATGAATTTGAAATAGCTATACGCGATCCATTGGCCAACAGCTTTATTAAGGGAGTTAGAGCACGCGCAGAGATCAATACAGTAAACTTTCTAACTGTATTTGGTGAGGGGCTTTTTCCACAAGAAGGTATCGAGGACCTCAAAGTCTTAAAAGGTTACAACGGTACTCCTTTGCTTTGTCCGGATTTGGACACGGCAAGAAGATCGTTAGAGAATATAAAAAGAAATCTGGTGAATTACCCTCGCACTTCCTTGGTAAAGGAACCGACGGCGTGTATCGTATCTTATTCTGGCATTGTGTGCGGAGTGTCTGAGTCTCAATTCGAAAAGTCAAGTTTTACAAAAATGGGTTGGAttacaatgtttatcaccgctgTTTGTGTTATTTTCACCGCTGTTTGTGTTATTTTCTGA